One Herbaspirillum rubrisubalbicans genomic window carries:
- the icmH gene encoding type IVB secretion system protein IcmH/DotU → MNMTSAPSLLDPDHRPPTQAASAPVNARSLLDLMYDGFYALFMLKNGSAPVDEASFSMKMQKFLGDVERNAKKLDVSPEDVYAAKYAFCASVDEIILRSNFGIRDAWERRPLQLTMFGDQLAGENFFKQLEDLRIRGNAHIQALEVFHMCLLLGFQGKYALEGPEKLNYLTARLGDEIAHLKGKSAGFAPHWARPDAIVNKLRNDVPLWVVASLFAFIAMFAYLGLNWMLTSGTENGLAGYADIVKLAPRTANLTITLP, encoded by the coding sequence ATGAACATGACCTCGGCCCCCTCCCTGCTCGACCCCGACCACCGGCCACCCACCCAGGCGGCCAGCGCGCCAGTCAACGCGCGCTCGCTGCTAGACCTGATGTACGACGGCTTCTATGCCTTGTTCATGCTCAAGAACGGCAGTGCGCCGGTGGATGAAGCCTCCTTCTCCATGAAGATGCAGAAATTCCTGGGCGACGTCGAGCGCAATGCCAAGAAGCTCGATGTCTCGCCGGAGGATGTCTATGCCGCCAAATATGCCTTCTGCGCCTCGGTCGATGAAATCATCCTGCGCTCCAATTTCGGCATCCGCGATGCCTGGGAACGCCGCCCCCTGCAACTGACCATGTTCGGGGATCAACTGGCAGGTGAAAATTTCTTCAAGCAGCTGGAAGACCTGCGCATCCGTGGCAACGCGCACATCCAGGCGCTGGAGGTGTTTCACATGTGCCTGCTGCTGGGTTTCCAGGGCAAGTACGCATTGGAAGGACCAGAAAAACTGAATTATCTGACCGCCCGCCTGGGTGACGAAATTGCCCACCTCAAGGGCAAGAGCGCCGGCTTCGCGCCGCATTGGGCAAGACCGGACGCCATCGTCAACAAGCTGCGCAATGATGTACCGCTGTGGGTGGTGGCCTCGCTGTTTGCCTTCATCGCCATGTTTGCCTACCTGGGGCTGAACTGGATGCTGACCAGCGGCACCGAAAACGGCCTGGCCGGTTATGCCGACATCGTCAAGCTGGCGCCGCGCACGGCCAACCTCACCATTACGCTGCCCTGA